DNA from Thermogemmatispora onikobensis:
AGGTCACTGCTGTACTCAAAGCGTCCGATCAATCTCCCATCAGGTCGATCATCAACCTCCAGCGAAAGATCAAATTTGGAGGCCCCTGCACTCACATCCATCTGTGTAATCGTCCAGCCCGAAGGCAGTACTGGCAGCTGCGGCTCAAGCGTCAGCGCCACCTGGAACAGTGGATTCCACGCAGCAGAACGCTCAACCTGGAGCTGCTCCACCAGGTAGCTGAAAGGGATATCCTGATGGGCAACTGCTCCTATTACTCTCTCTTTCACCTGGTGCAGCAGTGAGCGGAAGCTCAAGCTCTCTGTCAGCTTGCAAGAGAGCGGAAGCGTATTCAAAAAATACCCTGGCATCCTGGCAAACTCAGGGCGTTGTTCACGGCTCCCCAAGACTGCACCGACTACGATCTCCTCCTGCCGAGTGTAGCGGTACAGCAAGAGCTGGAGAGAGGCCATCAGGACCATATAAAGGGTGGTACCCTCCTCACGTGCCAACCTTTTAAGAGCCTCCGTTAGCTCCCTGCTCAACGCGAAAGGCACCATTCCCCCACGGAAACTTTGGACTGGCGGTCTTGGGAAATCCGTAGGTAAATTAAGCAACGCCGGCGCTTCAGCAAGTGTCTCTCGCCAATAAGCGAGCTGCCTCTCAACCAAATCCTGATTGACGGTGGCCTGTTGCCACAGCGCATAGTCGGCATACTGATAGGTTGGCTCAGGCTGGGGTGAGGGGAGACCGGCGCAAAACGCTTCGTAGTGTGTCCACAGTTCCGGCAAAAAGACCTGATAGAGAGTAACTCCATCGAAAATAATATGATGTAAAGTCAGGTAGAGGCGATGAAGTTGATCCTCAATCTGAATAAGTAAACCGCGCAAAAGGGGGCCGCTTGTCAAATCAAAAGGCAGGCGAGCCTGCTCGGTAGCCAGGCGTTGAGCCTCTTGCTCCCGCTCTTCTGGGGGGAGGTGGCGCAGATCCACAAAAGGCAAGGTCAGTGGCTCGAAAGGATGAATATGCTGAAAGGGCTGACCATTCTCTTCAGGGAAGCTTGTGCGCCAGATCTCGTGGCGTCTGATAAACTCATTAAAGCTGCGTTCAAAGGCCTCGCGGTCCAATGTGCCTGGCAGGTGGACAGTGACGCACTCATTATAGGCTGGTTCCTTTGCCAGGCGAGACAGAAACCAGAGCTGCTGCTGTCCAAACGAGAGCGGTGCAGGCTGTCCTGGCTCATGTCGGGGAAGGGGGGTCAGCAACCTCTGGGCCAAGGGCGCTCCGGCCAGCTTCTTCTGACGCAGCTGCTCTAGCAGTAGTTGTCGTACATCCACCGCAGGGTGGTTCTCACTCATCGTTCACCTCTCACCTTTCCCAAGATACCGGCAAACTCTTGAGGCCACGCAGGCCGAGATTCTCACGCCAGACGAGCGGGCCTGGCTCCAGCTGCAAGCCGGGCAGACGACGCACAATAAGCTCGATTGCGATCTGTCCCTCGATACGTGCCAGAGCAGCCCCGAAGCAGAAATGACTGCCCCAGGCGAAGGCCACATGGCGATTGTCCTGGCGTCGAATATCGAGGCGGTCGGGATCGGGGAAGCGCTCTGGATCGCGATTGGCTGCGCCCATAACCGCGATCACGGCATCGCGCTTCCGAATCTTCTTCCCACCCAGTTCCGTATCCTCGGGGGCCAGACGAGCCGTATGCTGGCTGGGACTCTCGTAGCGCAGCAACTCCTCCACTGCCGATGGGATCAGTGAGAGATCTGCGCGCAGCAACGCAAGCTGATCCGGGTGGCGCAGCAGGCTCAGCACGCCATTCCCGATCAGATTAGTAGTTGTCTCCTGCCCTCCCACCATCGTAATAATCGTATTAGCGATAATCTCCTCCTCGCTCAGGCGGTCGCCATCGATCTCGGCGGTCAAGAATGCATGGATCAGGCCCTCGCGTGGATGGTGCTCCATTTCCCTGATGGCAGAGCGAAAATAGGCAGTCATCTCATTGAGGCTGCGAATCACCTGTGCCACCCGGTCCGGGTTATGCTGGAAATTCCCGAGCACCTGCGCGAAGTCGGCGGACCAGGCTGTCAACTGCTGCCAATCGGTCGCAGGCACTCCCAACATCTCGGCGGTCACAATGGCGGGCAAAGGATAAGCCAGGTCTGCGATCACATCCATCTGTCCCTGGGCCTGCACGCGATCGAGCAAGCTATTCGTAATATCGCGAATATGCTCGCGCAGCACAGCTACGCGACGAGGAGTAAAGGCCTTCGCGGCCAGGCTGCGCACCCGCGTATGAGCTGGTGGGTCCAGAAACAGCATCTGCTTCACCATCACGCGGGCCAAGGGGGTCAGGGCCTGCATCCCCATAGCCTCTAGCTGCTCCGGGGTAGGCGTACGTTGGGCAGAAAAGCGCTGAAAGACCGTGATAACGTCGGCGTAGCGTGTTACCACCCAGGCGTGCAAAAACGGGTCCCAGTGAACAGGGTCCTCGCGGCGCAGGCGGTGGTAGAGTGGATAAGGATTTGCCAGAACCTCTGGATCAAGGAGATGATAGAGACTTAGTGGTAGCTCCTGCTGCTGTGGTGGCGTCACCGACCTCGGTTCCTGCATAATTATCACGGGCTCCTCTTATCCAGAAACAAGACCGACTGGGTCTTCTCCTTCCATTGGCAACCGTACTGGCGGCTTTCTCCCCCGTATTCTGGCGGCCAGTGCGGCGTACCAAACGCTCCTCTCCTGGTCTTAGCTATTCTGAAGCTGCTCTAGCAAGCTCTGGGCCTCCTGCTCACTCATGGTGGCCAGGCGTTCGAGCAGTAGCTGCTCGATGCGAGCGGCGAGCTGACGTACTGTTGGAGCGGTAAAGAGCGTGTGCAGTGAGATTTGCACTCCAAACAGCTCGGTCAAGCGCAAAATGAGCTGGGCCCCAAGCAGAGAATGGCCACCGAGCATAAAGAAGTTCGCGTTCACATCGATAGCTGAGCGTCCCAGCAGCGAGCAGACTACCTCTGCCACCTGTTGCTCGATAGCGTTGGTTGGAGCCACGTCCTCCTCTTTGAAGAGAGACGGGGCCAGACTGTCCATCCCTACCTCTTCTGACAGGATCTCGCCAGTCTCGGGTGAGGGCAGAGCCTCCCGGTCGATCTTGCCATGAGCAGTCAATGGCAGGGTATCCAGACGCACGAAGATCGTCGGAAGCATGTAGTCAGGCAACTGCTTGGCGAGCGCCGTGCGCAGCTCAGAGGGAGTGAGTTCTGCTTCAGGCGAGGTGACCACGTAGGCTACGAGTTGCTTCTCGCCTGGCAGCTTCTCGCGGGCG
Protein-coding regions in this window:
- a CDS encoding cytochrome P450; its protein translation is MQEPRSVTPPQQQELPLSLYHLLDPEVLANPYPLYHRLRREDPVHWDPFLHAWVVTRYADVITVFQRFSAQRTPTPEQLEAMGMQALTPLARVMVKQMLFLDPPAHTRVRSLAAKAFTPRRVAVLREHIRDITNSLLDRVQAQGQMDVIADLAYPLPAIVTAEMLGVPATDWQQLTAWSADFAQVLGNFQHNPDRVAQVIRSLNEMTAYFRSAIREMEHHPREGLIHAFLTAEIDGDRLSEEEIIANTIITMVGGQETTTNLIGNGVLSLLRHPDQLALLRADLSLIPSAVEELLRYESPSQHTARLAPEDTELGGKKIRKRDAVIAVMGAANRDPERFPDPDRLDIRRQDNRHVAFAWGSHFCFGAALARIEGQIAIELIVRRLPGLQLEPGPLVWRENLGLRGLKSLPVSWER
- a CDS encoding condensation domain-containing protein; this translates as MSENHPAVDVRQLLLEQLRQKKLAGAPLAQRLLTPLPRHEPGQPAPLSFGQQQLWFLSRLAKEPAYNECVTVHLPGTLDREAFERSFNEFIRRHEIWRTSFPEENGQPFQHIHPFEPLTLPFVDLRHLPPEEREQEAQRLATEQARLPFDLTSGPLLRGLLIQIEDQLHRLYLTLHHIIFDGVTLYQVFLPELWTHYEAFCAGLPSPQPEPTYQYADYALWQQATVNQDLVERQLAYWRETLAEAPALLNLPTDFPRPPVQSFRGGMVPFALSRELTEALKRLAREEGTTLYMVLMASLQLLLYRYTRQEEIVVGAVLGSREQRPEFARMPGYFLNTLPLSCKLTESLSFRSLLHQVKERVIGAVAHQDIPFSYLVEQLQVERSAAWNPLFQVALTLEPQLPVLPSGWTITQMDVSAGASKFDLSLEVDDRPDGRLIGRFEYSSDL